In Deinococcus puniceus, one genomic interval encodes:
- a CDS encoding glutamine synthetase III family protein, translating to MNHDYDVISAARNWITDPTQNATPQQIVTEVFGSDVLTLDQLKARLSKPVYRSLQATLERGDTLDPSIADTVALAMKTWAMERGATHYTHWFQPLTGSTAEKHDSFVSPAGDGLAMATFSGGELIQAEPDASSFPSGGLRATFEARGYTAWDPSSPAFLMRHANGATLCIPTVFASWTGEALDNKTPLLRSTEALNKAVTPALHLFGASEGTRVGSSLGAEQEYFLIAEEYFYNRPDLVMTGRTLFGATPPRGQELEDHYFGAIPDRVLSFMTDAETQMYALGIPVKTRHNEVAPGQFEIAPIYENSNVAADHQQLIMQILRNTARKFGLVCLMHEKPFAGVNGSGKHCNWSMATDKGENLLEPGATPDKNLQFLFFCSAVIKAVDEHQDLLRISVASASNDHRLGANEAPPAIISIFLGSELTEILDRLESGQGGRGPEAGFLGLGSSVLPPLPRHAGDRNRTSPFAFTGNKFEFRAAGSSQSISMPITVLNTIVADAVSALTADLQAKLDSGLAIDDAVGEIVKATYSKHKRIVFNGDGYSTEWHEEAEHVRGLLNLRTSLDAIHHLTDAKNADLFSKYGVLTDRELAARQEIMYDIYFKTVNIEGETTEYIARAMILPASVKYLKDLYGAGSSKAVKGVIAEVEAAADELYEAVGALYTQNQALGGEEVHEKAHHMRDHVLPAMSAVRVAADKLEKVVAEKHWPLPTYRQMLFVK from the coding sequence ATGAACCACGACTACGACGTGATTTCCGCCGCCCGCAACTGGATCACCGACCCCACCCAGAATGCTACCCCCCAGCAGATCGTGACCGAGGTGTTCGGCAGCGACGTGCTGACACTGGATCAATTGAAGGCCCGCCTCAGCAAGCCCGTGTACAGGAGCCTTCAGGCTACGCTGGAACGCGGCGACACCCTTGACCCCAGCATTGCCGACACGGTGGCCCTCGCCATGAAAACGTGGGCGATGGAACGCGGCGCGACCCACTACACTCACTGGTTCCAGCCCCTGACCGGATCGACTGCCGAAAAGCACGATTCGTTCGTGTCGCCCGCCGGAGACGGCCTCGCGATGGCGACCTTCAGCGGCGGCGAACTGATTCAGGCCGAACCCGACGCCAGTTCCTTCCCCTCGGGCGGTCTGCGGGCCACCTTCGAGGCGCGTGGCTACACCGCGTGGGATCCCTCCAGCCCCGCTTTCCTGATGCGGCACGCCAACGGCGCGACCCTCTGCATTCCCACCGTCTTCGCGTCGTGGACGGGTGAGGCGCTGGACAACAAAACGCCGCTGCTGCGCTCCACAGAGGCACTGAACAAGGCCGTGACCCCCGCCCTGCACCTGTTTGGAGCCAGCGAAGGCACCCGCGTGGGCAGCAGCCTCGGTGCAGAACAGGAATACTTTCTGATTGCCGAAGAGTACTTTTACAACCGCCCCGATTTGGTCATGACGGGCCGCACGCTGTTCGGCGCGACGCCTCCGCGTGGGCAGGAGCTGGAAGACCACTACTTCGGAGCCATTCCTGACCGCGTGCTGAGCTTCATGACCGACGCCGAAACGCAGATGTACGCACTGGGGATTCCGGTCAAGACGCGCCACAACGAGGTGGCTCCCGGCCAGTTCGAGATCGCGCCCATTTACGAAAACAGCAACGTGGCTGCCGATCACCAACAACTGATCATGCAGATTCTTCGCAACACGGCCCGCAAGTTTGGCCTCGTGTGCCTGATGCACGAAAAACCCTTTGCAGGCGTGAACGGCAGCGGCAAGCACTGTAACTGGAGCATGGCCACCGACAAGGGCGAAAACCTGCTGGAACCCGGAGCCACGCCCGACAAGAACCTGCAATTTCTGTTCTTCTGCTCGGCAGTGATTAAAGCCGTAGACGAGCATCAAGACCTGCTGCGAATCAGCGTAGCGAGCGCCAGCAACGATCACCGCCTCGGGGCCAACGAAGCGCCGCCCGCCATCATCTCCATCTTCCTCGGCAGCGAACTGACCGAAATTCTGGATCGTCTGGAAAGCGGTCAGGGCGGGCGCGGCCCCGAAGCCGGATTCTTGGGCCTCGGCTCCAGCGTGCTGCCTCCGCTGCCCCGCCACGCCGGAGACCGCAACCGCACCAGCCCCTTCGCGTTTACGGGCAACAAGTTCGAATTCCGCGCCGCAGGCAGCAGCCAGAGCATTTCTATGCCCATCACGGTGCTGAATACCATCGTGGCCGACGCCGTGAGCGCCCTGACCGCCGACTTGCAGGCCAAATTGGACAGCGGACTGGCGATTGACGATGCCGTGGGCGAAATCGTGAAGGCCACCTACAGCAAGCACAAGCGCATCGTGTTCAACGGCGACGGCTACAGCACCGAATGGCACGAGGAAGCCGAACACGTGCGCGGCCTGCTGAACCTCCGCACCAGCTTAGATGCCATTCATCACCTAACCGACGCCAAGAACGCTGACCTGTTCAGCAAGTACGGCGTGCTGACAGACCGCGAACTGGCGGCCCGTCAGGAAATCATGTACGACATCTACTTCAAGACTGTGAACATCGAGGGCGAAACCACCGAGTACATCGCCCGCGCCATGATTCTTCCGGCCAGCGTGAAGTACCTGAAGGACTTGTACGGCGCAGGCAGCAGCAAAGCCGTGAAGGGCGTGATTGCCGAAGTAGAAGCCGCCGCCGACGAACTGTACGAAGCGGTTGGGGCGCTGTACACCCAGAATCAGGCGCTGGGCGGCGAGGAAGTGCACGAGAAGGCCCACCACATGCGCGACCACGTGTTGCCCGCCATGAGCGCCGTGCGCGTGGCCGCCGACAAGTTGGAAAAAGTGGTGGCCGAGAAGCACTGGCCTCTGCCCACTTACCGCCAAATGCTGTTCGTGAAGTAA
- the trmFO gene encoding methylenetetrahydrofolate--tRNA-(uracil(54)-C(5))-methyltransferase (FADH(2)-oxidizing) TrmFO, with the protein MSSPEAAPIPTRTVPTITVIGAGLAGSEAALAAASLGVRVRLYEMRPTRMTPAHRSGNFAELVCSNSLGGEGEMQSKGMLQAELRSVGGQIVAAADASRLPAGNALAVERDEFSGRVTELVRQHPLIEVLGEEVTAVPEGITVIASGPLTSDALAADVARLTGSERLSFYDAAAPVIAAESINFEVAWKAGRYDQSADYINCPFTKEEYLTFFDALEGARAHTPHDWEKLEFFDGCMPIEEIARRGVDTPRFGPMSPKGLDNPRTGRWPYAVAQLRQEDREGRMWSLVGFQTGLKWGDQKTVVNLIPGLENAEIVRYGVMHRNTYLNAPQVLESTLQLRADPTKLVAGVLAGTEGYLESAATGWLAGINAARLALGQPALTPPAESMLGGLTRYLASANPKGFQPMNVNWALVPELPLPEGKRKWGKREKRPFMFRRGLDAFMGWAEQEAGLTVTPPPVPVPDTEAEAQAAPELQAVTR; encoded by the coding sequence ATGAGCAGTCCTGAAGCAGCACCCATTCCTACTCGTACAGTTCCAACCATCACGGTCATCGGCGCGGGCTTGGCAGGCTCCGAAGCGGCGTTGGCGGCGGCCAGCCTCGGCGTGCGCGTGCGCCTGTACGAGATGCGGCCTACACGCATGACCCCGGCTCACCGTTCGGGCAATTTTGCCGAACTCGTGTGCTCCAACAGTCTCGGCGGAGAGGGCGAAATGCAGAGCAAGGGCATGTTGCAAGCCGAACTCCGCAGCGTGGGCGGGCAGATCGTGGCCGCTGCCGACGCCTCGCGCCTGCCCGCCGGAAACGCGCTGGCCGTAGAACGCGACGAATTCAGTGGCCGCGTGACCGAACTGGTGCGCCAGCATCCACTCATTGAAGTGTTGGGCGAAGAAGTGACCGCCGTGCCGGAAGGCATCACAGTCATCGCCTCTGGCCCGCTCACCTCGGACGCGCTGGCCGCCGATGTGGCCCGCCTGACCGGAAGCGAGCGCCTCAGCTTTTACGACGCCGCCGCCCCAGTCATCGCCGCCGAAAGCATCAATTTCGAGGTGGCATGGAAGGCCGGACGCTACGACCAGAGCGCCGATTACATCAATTGCCCCTTTACCAAAGAGGAATACTTGACCTTTTTTGATGCGCTGGAGGGGGCACGCGCCCACACGCCGCACGACTGGGAAAAGTTGGAGTTTTTTGACGGCTGTATGCCCATCGAAGAAATTGCGCGGCGCGGCGTGGATACTCCCCGGTTTGGCCCTATGTCGCCCAAAGGATTAGACAATCCGCGCACGGGGCGCTGGCCCTACGCGGTGGCCCAACTGCGCCAAGAAGACCGTGAGGGCCGGATGTGGAGCCTCGTGGGATTCCAAACGGGCCTGAAATGGGGCGACCAGAAAACGGTGGTGAACCTCATTCCTGGCTTGGAAAACGCCGAAATTGTGCGCTACGGCGTGATGCACCGCAACACTTACCTGAACGCGCCGCAAGTGCTGGAATCGACGCTGCAACTCCGCGCCGACCCGACCAAGTTGGTGGCAGGCGTGCTGGCCGGAACCGAAGGGTATCTGGAGAGTGCCGCGACGGGTTGGCTGGCCGGAATCAACGCGGCCCGCCTCGCGCTGGGGCAGCCTGCCCTCACGCCGCCCGCCGAGTCCATGCTGGGCGGCCTGACCCGCTACCTTGCCAGCGCCAACCCCAAGGGTTTTCAGCCCATGAACGTGAACTGGGCGTTGGTGCCGGAGTTGCCGTTGCCCGAAGGCAAGCGCAAATGGGGCAAACGCGAGAAGCGCCCCTTCATGTTCCGGCGCGGCCTAGACGCCTTCATGGGCTGGGCTGAACAAGAAGCGGGCCTGACGGTCACGCCCCCGCCCGTGCCTGTGCCTGACACGGAAGCTGAAGCACAGGCCGCGCCGGAACTGCAAGCCGTGACGCGCTGA
- a CDS encoding branched-chain amino acid ABC transporter substrate-binding protein, with product MKKTILSLTVLTALALGTASAQTTIKIATLSPLSGGQSDLGTQIRNGATLAVNEYKAQFKKLGFDLSLTPFDDQADPATGTAAARKIAADRQILAVVGTLNSGVAIPSSAALVASRVAMVSPANTANQVTDRGLSNMNRIVARDDAQGPAGANFMIDALKAKKVYLLNDKTAYGEGLAAEVEKALKAKGVQVVANEGTEEKSDFSSIVAKIKLQKPDAIYFGGIYNQVGVFIKQLRESGVTTPVVGGDGLDSGQLVTIAGKGATNIYFTTVSAPPESLPAARTLAALYQKTFSAPIQGFGVFGYDAAKVTLQGILAAARANGNKAPTRAQVESAIRKGSFTGLLSGNVSFNSVGDRKAATMYILSIMDGKFKLANSIPVKPVKQ from the coding sequence ATGAAGAAAACGATCCTGAGCTTGACCGTACTGACCGCCCTTGCCCTCGGCACCGCCAGCGCACAGACCACCATCAAGATCGCCACCCTGTCGCCCCTCTCCGGCGGCCAGAGCGATCTCGGCACGCAAATCCGCAACGGCGCGACACTGGCCGTCAACGAGTACAAGGCGCAGTTCAAGAAGCTGGGTTTCGACCTCTCCCTGACCCCTTTTGACGACCAAGCCGATCCCGCCACCGGCACCGCCGCCGCCCGCAAGATCGCTGCCGACCGTCAGATTCTGGCCGTCGTGGGCACCCTGAACAGCGGCGTGGCGATTCCTTCCAGCGCCGCACTGGTCGCCAGCCGCGTGGCGATGGTCAGCCCCGCCAACACCGCCAACCAAGTCACCGATCGTGGCCTGAGCAACATGAACCGCATCGTAGCCCGCGACGACGCGCAAGGCCCCGCCGGTGCGAACTTCATGATCGACGCCCTGAAGGCCAAAAAAGTGTACTTGTTGAACGACAAGACCGCTTACGGCGAAGGCTTGGCCGCAGAAGTCGAGAAGGCCCTGAAGGCCAAAGGCGTGCAAGTCGTCGCTAACGAAGGCACCGAGGAGAAGAGCGACTTCTCCAGCATCGTCGCCAAGATCAAGCTTCAGAAGCCCGACGCCATCTACTTCGGCGGTATCTACAACCAAGTCGGCGTGTTCATCAAGCAGCTGCGTGAAAGCGGCGTCACGACCCCGGTGGTCGGCGGCGACGGCCTCGATAGCGGCCAGCTCGTGACCATCGCCGGTAAGGGCGCAACCAACATCTACTTCACCACCGTGTCGGCTCCCCCAGAGTCGCTGCCCGCCGCCCGCACGCTGGCCGCCCTGTACCAGAAGACCTTCAGCGCTCCTATTCAGGGCTTCGGCGTGTTCGGCTACGACGCTGCCAAAGTGACGCTTCAGGGCATTCTGGCCGCAGCCCGCGCCAACGGCAACAAGGCTCCTACCCGCGCACAGGTCGAGAGCGCCATCCGCAAGGGCAGCTTCACGGGCCTGCTGTCGGGCAACGTCAGCTTCAACAGCGTCGGTGACCGCAAGGCCGCCACCATGTACATCCTGAGCATCATGGACGGCAAGTTCAAACTCGCCAACTCCATCCCCGTCAAGCCCGTCAAGCAGTAA
- the murD gene encoding UDP-N-acetylmuramoyl-L-alanine--D-glutamate ligase: MDGQRAGQTELGRILIYGLGRSGRGVARFLASEGLQADWLDARPGPEDTALVADLGFGPGDVSRPYNTVVAAPGVPIDHPDVLALAAQGAEIVGEVALAARLRPNLPLIGITGTAGKGSTTVLIAHLLRACGLAALEGGNIDPPLLDVVDRAEVAVVELSSFQLERVPGLRLPVAVITNLGIDHLDRHRTEAAYHAAKLNITAGQTADDVLILPVGLSVQTRAQVRYFSPDSLTLADGRPVLPAADLPEGIHPANAAAAVLAAESMLVYLGRAVNAALLAAALRSAQPVSGRFETVARIGNVRFIEDSIATRTLAVQAALLRATPPIAWLVGGRDKGADLAPLKAAAEGRVVRVIAFGEDGEKLARELGLPFESFSGEDGDEVLLNAARAGLSALRATGGTVLLAPIGTSFDLFKDYKARGESFKQAAQILAAPVAAPAEAGA, from the coding sequence ATGGACGGGCAGCGGGCGGGGCAAACGGAGTTAGGGCGGATTCTGATTTACGGATTGGGCCGCAGTGGACGCGGCGTGGCGCGGTTTCTGGCGTCAGAAGGGTTGCAGGCCGATTGGCTGGACGCCCGCCCCGGCCCCGAAGACACGGCGTTGGTGGCCGACTTGGGCTTTGGCCCCGGCGACGTGTCGCGCCCGTATAACACGGTGGTGGCCGCTCCCGGCGTACCGATAGACCACCCGGATGTGTTGGCACTGGCCGCGCAGGGGGCCGAAATCGTGGGCGAAGTGGCGTTGGCCGCCCGCCTGCGCCCTAACTTGCCCCTCATCGGCATTACGGGCACGGCAGGCAAAGGAAGCACCACCGTCCTGATCGCCCATCTGCTGCGGGCCTGTGGGCTGGCGGCGCTGGAAGGCGGCAACATAGACCCGCCCTTGCTGGACGTGGTAGACCGGGCTGAAGTCGCGGTGGTGGAACTCTCCAGTTTTCAGCTGGAGCGCGTGCCGGGGCTGCGGCTCCCGGTGGCCGTCATCACCAATCTGGGCATAGACCACCTAGATCGCCACCGCACCGAGGCCGCCTACCACGCCGCCAAACTCAACATCACAGCGGGCCAGACCGCAGACGATGTGCTTATTTTGCCTGTTGGCCTGAGCGTACAAACGCGGGCGCAAGTGCGGTACTTCTCGCCCGATTCTCTGACCCTCGCAGATGGCCGCCCCGTTCTGCCCGCCGCCGACTTGCCCGAAGGCATTCACCCCGCCAACGCCGCCGCTGCTGTGCTGGCCGCCGAATCGATGTTGGTCTATCTAGGCCGCGCCGTGAATGCTGCCCTGTTGGCCGCTGCCCTGCGTTCGGCCCAGCCCGTGTCGGGGCGCTTCGAAACGGTGGCCCGCATCGGCAACGTGCGCTTTATCGAAGACAGTATTGCCACCCGCACGCTGGCCGTACAAGCCGCGCTGTTGCGGGCCACGCCGCCGATTGCGTGGCTGGTGGGGGGCCGCGACAAGGGCGCAGATCTGGCTCCGCTGAAGGCCGCCGCAGAGGGCCGGGTGGTGCGCGTGATCGCTTTTGGTGAAGACGGCGAGAAGCTGGCCCGCGAGTTGGGCTTGCCTTTCGAATCGTTCAGCGGTGAGGACGGCGATGAGGTGCTGCTGAACGCCGCCCGCGCTGGCCTGAGCGCTTTGCGAGCTACGGGAGGCACGGTGCTGCTGGCTCCCATCGGCACCAGTTTCGACTTGTTCAAGGACTACAAGGCACGCGGCGAGAGCTTTAAGCAGGCAGCGCAAATCTTAGCCGCCCCAGTCGCCGCACCCGCAGAGGCCGGGGCATGA
- a CDS encoding alpha/beta fold hydrolase, with the protein MPAQKPMATPATRTFTVSHAGISVAVTELGLDEPALILLSGLGDPAAWWFSVPTSEEARPHWIGNDTGERRVGMACALAPIARVIAYDRAGIGASAAPNHDRSWPELFAELDAVLNAAKLTQPPILVGHSLGGLIAFAYARRHPQNIGGLVLLDPTPPPMSPRPHGDSPERLALTHFEPSELAPQSLGSLPLLLLAPGRPATVDEVRWQQPAATQDALNARFSSRREQHQRMVQTSARGQGVWTSGSGHYVHLDTPQEVAQAIQTFWASLSSHNS; encoded by the coding sequence ATGCCAGCCCAAAAACCGATGGCAACACCTGCGACTCGGACGTTTACCGTCTCTCACGCCGGAATCTCTGTCGCCGTGACTGAGTTGGGTCTGGATGAGCCAGCCCTGATCTTGCTGTCTGGCTTGGGCGATCCGGCGGCGTGGTGGTTCAGCGTGCCAACTTCGGAGGAGGCGCGGCCCCACTGGATCGGGAACGACACGGGCGAGCGGCGAGTGGGAATGGCCTGCGCGTTGGCTCCTATAGCGCGGGTCATCGCCTATGACCGGGCCGGAATCGGGGCCAGTGCCGCCCCAAACCATGACCGGAGTTGGCCCGAATTGTTCGCGGAATTGGACGCCGTGCTGAACGCTGCCAAACTGACGCAGCCGCCCATTCTGGTAGGGCATTCGCTGGGCGGGCTGATCGCTTTTGCATACGCTCGCCGTCATCCCCAGAACATCGGCGGCTTGGTGTTGCTTGATCCCACACCGCCCCCGATGTCGCCCCGTCCACACGGCGATAGCCCGGAACGTCTGGCTCTGACGCACTTTGAGCCTTCCGAATTGGCCCCACAGTCTTTGGGTTCATTGCCCTTGCTCCTGCTGGCCCCCGGACGCCCCGCAACTGTGGATGAAGTGCGCTGGCAGCAACCCGCCGCCACCCAAGATGCTCTGAACGCCCGATTTTCCAGCCGCCGCGAGCAGCATCAGCGCATGGTGCAAACTTCTGCACGCGGTCAGGGGGTCTGGACTTCCGGCTCCGGCCATTACGTTCATCTCGATACGCCGCAGGAAGTCGCGCAGGCCATTCAAACTTTCTGGGCGAGCCTCTCAAGCCACAACAGCTAA
- a CDS encoding antibiotic biosynthesis monooxygenase — MPDAPQPSPTDSTLPRRLDGVTLVVTERVRPSQVTAYEAWARDLHALQRQHPGFIGLHVLRDASGPVPEYVTLVRFASADALAAWRASAGYARALEQLPQFTAEEVDYRESVGLEAWFDRPARAPAPALWKNVLVGIVGVYPLILLFSVLFTPFTKDWPWYLAVLSTVVPSTIFLNWPVLPLLSRWLRRWLYPAQAQSQ, encoded by the coding sequence ATGCCGGACGCCCCCCAGCCCTCCCCCACCGATTCCACCCTTCCGCGCCGCTTGGACGGCGTGACGTTGGTCGTGACGGAACGGGTACGGCCCTCGCAGGTGACGGCGTATGAGGCGTGGGCGCGTGACCTGCATGCCCTTCAGCGCCAGCACCCCGGATTCATCGGCCTGCATGTGCTGCGCGACGCTTCCGGCCCGGTGCCCGAATACGTGACGCTGGTGCGCTTTGCCTCAGCAGACGCTTTGGCGGCGTGGCGGGCGTCGGCGGGGTATGCGCGGGCGCTGGAGCAGTTGCCGCAGTTTACGGCGGAAGAAGTGGATTACCGCGAGTCGGTGGGGCTGGAAGCGTGGTTTGACCGTCCCGCCCGCGCTCCCGCTCCGGCTCTCTGGAAGAACGTGCTGGTGGGCATCGTGGGCGTGTACCCACTGATTTTGCTGTTTTCTGTGCTGTTTACGCCCTTCACCAAAGACTGGCCTTGGTATCTGGCCGTTCTCAGTACCGTCGTGCCGTCCACCATTTTCCTGAACTGGCCGGTCTTGCCGCTGCTGTCGCGCTGGCTGCGGCGTTGGCTGTATCCGGCACAAGCTCAGAGTCAGTAA
- a CDS encoding FtsW/RodA/SpoVE family cell cycle protein, which produces MSVQLVLAQVLLLTLGLMGVAAARPDLITDHGSKAVIALLATFAVARMRPKTLLKLGPWAWGAALILLLLVLFVGVGTQTSPGTRRWLEFGPVRFQPSELAKLALVLQLASFFSRRGVQKKLISASVMIVVTTGLILLEPDLGTSVLTFGLGIILMYAAGVKIGSIGTLLLALTLVGLPIASTYLENHPYIRERWFGHQDRINNESLAVGLDQIGMAHRDLTSGGLWGLGPDGPRYSYFAAHTDMVVATVGFSTGLLGVAMLLFAYWLIVSTALQVSQLATRIRPMTPEIHGASILATGSMFMIVGQAFVNLAVAAGIFPVTGVPLPLVSFGFSSMLTMSIALGVIHASMREVRRHLPAEEDAPDVLAVPAD; this is translated from the coding sequence ATGAGCGTTCAACTCGTTCTGGCACAGGTGCTGCTGCTGACCCTCGGCCTGATGGGGGTGGCGGCGGCCCGGCCTGACCTGATCACCGATCACGGCAGCAAAGCAGTGATCGCGCTGCTCGCCACCTTCGCGGTAGCCCGGATGCGGCCCAAAACGCTGCTGAAGCTGGGGCCTTGGGCCTGGGGCGCGGCCCTGATCTTGCTGCTGCTGGTGCTGTTCGTGGGCGTGGGAACCCAAACTAGCCCCGGCACACGCCGCTGGCTCGAGTTCGGCCCCGTCCGTTTCCAGCCGTCCGAGTTGGCAAAACTGGCCCTCGTGCTACAACTGGCGTCCTTCTTTTCCCGCCGGGGCGTACAGAAAAAGCTGATCAGTGCCTCGGTTATGATCGTCGTCACCACTGGCCTCATCCTGTTGGAACCCGATTTAGGAACGAGTGTGCTGACGTTCGGCCTCGGCATCATCTTGATGTACGCGGCAGGGGTCAAGATCGGCAGCATCGGAACTTTGTTGCTGGCCCTGACACTGGTGGGCCTGCCTATCGCCAGCACTTACCTTGAAAACCATCCCTATATCCGCGAACGCTGGTTTGGTCACCAAGACCGCATCAACAACGAAAGCCTGGCGGTAGGGCTAGACCAAATCGGCATGGCGCACCGTGACCTGACGTCGGGTGGGCTATGGGGACTGGGCCCAGACGGCCCGCGTTACTCGTATTTCGCCGCCCACACCGACATGGTCGTGGCCACAGTGGGCTTCAGCACTGGCCTGCTGGGCGTGGCAATGCTGCTGTTCGCCTACTGGCTCATTGTGTCTACGGCCCTGCAAGTGTCTCAACTCGCCACCCGCATTCGCCCCATGACGCCCGAAATTCATGGGGCCAGCATCCTCGCCACGGGCAGCATGTTCATGATCGTAGGTCAGGCCTTCGTGAATCTGGCGGTGGCCGCCGGAATTTTCCCGGTCACGGGTGTGCCGCTGCCATTGGTCAGTTTCGGCTTCAGCTCCATGCTCACCATGAGTATCGCGCTGGGGGTCATCCACGCCTCTATGCGCGAGGTGCGCCGCCACCTGCCCGCCGAAGAAGACGCCCCGGATGTGCTGGCGGTTCCGGCAGACTGA
- the glnA gene encoding type I glutamate--ammonia ligase, which translates to MDAAGVKFLRLQFTDILGATKNVEVPQSQFEKALRGDVTFDGSSVEGFTRIEESDMLLRPDLGTFLIYPQFSREEGERGKVARLICDVHLPDGTPFEGDPRRVLRRQVERAQALGFEMFVGTEPEFFLFERTATGVGSTVTHDRAGYFDLAPIDKGERIRREITNKLVQMGFEIEAAHHEDAPGQHEIDFRYAPALETADRIATFKFVVKRVALEYGLLASFLPKPLPGVNGSGMHCHLSLFRDGVNTFADPDGEHGLSVTARQFIAGLLEHAGGMTAITNPLVNSYKRLVPGYEAPVNIAWSTSNRSALIRVPAKRGNSTRAELRMPDPSCNPYLALAAMLAAGLDGIAEKLEPPPAISRNIYKMTVREKRHHRVRELPTDLREAVDELEKDEVIAGALGEHVLDHFVEAKRAEWRDYSATIHAWELNRYLDLI; encoded by the coding sequence ATGGACGCGGCGGGCGTCAAGTTTTTGCGCCTGCAATTCACCGACATTCTGGGGGCCACCAAAAACGTAGAAGTGCCTCAGTCGCAGTTCGAAAAGGCCCTGCGCGGCGACGTGACCTTCGACGGCAGCAGCGTGGAGGGCTTTACGCGCATCGAGGAATCCGACATGTTGCTGCGCCCCGATTTGGGCACGTTCCTGATCTATCCGCAGTTTTCGCGCGAGGAAGGCGAGCGCGGCAAGGTGGCCCGCCTGATCTGTGACGTCCATTTGCCCGATGGCACGCCCTTCGAAGGCGATCCGCGCCGGGTGTTGCGGCGGCAAGTGGAGCGGGCGCAGGCGCTCGGGTTCGAGATGTTCGTGGGCACCGAACCCGAATTCTTCTTGTTCGAGCGCACGGCCACCGGCGTCGGCAGCACCGTGACCCATGACCGCGCCGGATACTTCGACCTCGCCCCGATAGACAAGGGCGAGCGCATTCGCCGCGAAATCACCAACAAGCTGGTGCAGATGGGCTTTGAGATCGAGGCCGCGCACCATGAAGACGCCCCCGGCCAACACGAAATTGATTTCCGTTATGCACCCGCCCTCGAGACCGCAGACCGGATTGCCACCTTCAAGTTTGTGGTGAAGCGTGTGGCGTTGGAATACGGTCTGCTCGCCAGCTTCCTGCCCAAGCCCCTGCCCGGCGTCAACGGCAGCGGGATGCACTGCCACCTCAGCCTGTTCCGGGACGGCGTGAATACTTTTGCCGATCCAGACGGTGAACACGGCCTGTCGGTCACGGCGCGGCAGTTTATCGCGGGCCTGCTGGAACACGCGGGCGGCATGACGGCCATCACCAATCCGCTGGTCAACAGCTACAAACGCCTCGTGCCCGGCTACGAAGCGCCCGTGAACATCGCGTGGAGCACCAGCAACCGCAGCGCCCTGATCCGCGTCCCTGCCAAGCGCGGCAATTCGACCCGTGCCGAACTGAGAATGCCTGACCCCAGTTGCAATCCCTACCTTGCCTTGGCCGCCATGCTGGCCGCTGGCCTAGACGGCATTGCCGAGAAACTGGAGCCGCCGCCTGCGATTTCGCGCAACATCTATAAGATGACGGTGCGTGAAAAACGCCACCACCGCGTGCGCGAATTGCCCACAGACTTGCGCGAAGCCGTAGATGAACTGGAAAAGGACGAAGTGATCGCCGGAGCGCTTGGCGAGCATGTGCTGGATCACTTCGTAGAGGCAAAACGGGCCGAATGGCGCGACTACAGCGCCACTATTCATGCGTGGGAACTGAACCGCTACCTTGATCTGATCTGA